aacatgctgcatttcattgctgaaaattactaGGCAgccgatcaaaacaaaaataggcTTAGATGTCTTCTTTCTTTCCTGAACCCGCTTTGCTTTTTAAAAGTTAATTGAAGACCGTAAGAGCTAtcgcatgttacatgtttgtaacagtatatgaaaagtataaaaaattACTGGATCATATgcaataagacatgctgcatttcattgctgaaaatgACTATTCACAGCTGAGATCGCTAGATTTCTTATGgaaataacagtagttttagttcaatatatttaaggatagttgtgtcttttaatagtttgtaactccagTAAAGCTAGATAGAAAGCCTGAGTAGCTTAGAGGAATTAGCTTAGAGgatatttccttatgtatttcgtagtagaaatccacgaatgtgtgcgatgtcaaatgtatgtaaacaagggggataactcctgatggaatacGCTTAGCAAAGGTAactacttttgttggaataatggaaataaggggcataactctaaaTGTCAAACGACAATACGTGTCTGGAAAGAGTAATATAtagtaattttctttattttttgttccaaaactgtataggggttttgcagagttatcatttagttcatatttgtgtaaagcaaactcatgtcacaattcattaaaacacattgtattactttatttcacttaatttaaaatatcccatgaaaattaattatgatttgttgttatttaaatccggcactcatttaccatccttgagacgaTCGCCAATAGTATGTATAGAGTATGTCTAGGGTTTGGTTATAACGTCTACACCCTTCTGTGTTACAGGGACCTGTTTTATCTACCACCACCCCAACGAGTAAAGCTCAAGTGAGTTTAGCGGCGGATACTTcgctgaaagaagaagaaaagaaaaaaaagaaaaaaagtccaacGAGCCAGTTCGAACCCGACCCAGTACAGCCTCACGAGGCTGTCTTACCGAGCGGTGACAGTGACGTACGGGAGTTGTACCAGCGGCATTGGCGATCGATCAGAACGCATTTCCATCGCCACAAACCAATTCAAGACTGCTATAGTTACCGACTGAGTGATCTCGGTGCTATCCCAGCCTATGTAGACGAGATTTACGAAGACCAGCCGACTACTTTCACTATCAATTACAGTTTTGGATATATCCTCCGCCACAAAGAGACGGGCCAGGTGCGGTATTATTACCCGAGCACCAACAACACCCGAGTACTCGACGCACCGTACCGCGTGGCGAGCCGGGCTGACCTGCGAGGATTCCACACCCAGCATCTCCTCACCCAAGACCCGCTTACCTGGGCCCAAAAACAACGCCCCAATACGAAATGGACCGTCGACCTCATCACCAACGTGCTGTTTTTCGTCCAGAAACTGCCACATCAACCTATCGGTAAAGGTGGGGTAACGTTACCCTCTTACCTGAAAGGAAACAAGGGGCTACACACGTTGGTGGGTGGAGATAATGGTCCTTacagggactatttgtgtttgtttcggtGTCTGGCCGTCCATCTAGACCAGGCCGACCCCAATAACTGCGAACACCAGGCTGGGGTGTATTACCGCAGGTATCTGGAGGAAATGGAGATGGAGCCGAGGTATTTCCGCGGGGTACCCCTGagtgcgctggacacggtggaaAGCCTGTTTCAAGTGAACATTCAAGTCTACCAGCTCATCCCCATGGACAGGTCGTACTCAGCACAACTCATTCACCGCAGTGCCGAGCGCTATTCTCCCCCTACCCTGCGGTTAAACCTGTACCAGCgacatttcagctatatcaaaAACATGGGGCGTTATGCTCGATCtttcacctgccaggtgtgccAGAAGAGTTTTCCGACACTGCGGGAgttacgacggcacggtcaaacgtgcaccgacgccatTCGACGAAAGTACCCGGGGGGTGTCTTCCGCAATCGGCCCACCATTTTCGAaacgttggcggacatggggaTCGAACTCCAGGACGGTGACGACGGCATCTTCCCGTACCGAGCGTGTTACGACTTTGAGGCGTACTTGGCTCCGGTGAACCCGGTGGACGATGCGGCGACTGGCTCGACGGAATGGACGGCtcaacacatccccatgagtgtcagcgtcaACTCTAATTTACCGAATtacgaccagcccgtgtgtTTCATCTCCACCGGCGATTCCAAGGCACTCGTCGAGGacatgatggcttacctcaacgaCATCAGCGAGATCAGTAGCGCCTATCTCCACGAGCGTTATGCTTACATCCTGGACGCCTTAGACGAGCGGATCGATCCCGACGAGAAGAAACCGTCTTACACACGCCGAGTGCGGGACAGATTCGTGACCTATATGGACCAGCTCCCCGTCCTCGGCTTTAACTCGGGTAACTATGACCTGAACTTAATCAAAcaacagctttacccccacctggtccagagcggtgatttggagtatgtgattaagcggaacaataatcacatggccctcaccacaccgcagctgaaatttctggacattcggaATTACCTGGCCCCGAATTACAGTTACGAAAAGTGGGTGAAATCTTACgactgtcacgtgaccaaagggaaattttgttacagctacatagactccctggcccggctggaggaaaccacactgcCACCGCAGCATGCTTTCGACAATGATCTCACCCACCAGCCGTGTACGGACGCAGAGTACAAGACCTTACAGACGGTGTGGCGAGAGCACGGCATGCGGACCGTCAAAGACTTGCTGCGGTGGTATAATAACCTAGACGTCATTCCCTTCATGGAGGCTGCGGAGAAGATGTCGGTGTTCTACCGAACCATGCATGTGGATGTCTTCAAAGACTGCATCAGCATACCAGGGCTTACCCTCAACTACTTATTCCATGATTTACGATCCGTGTTCACCCTcgtcggtgagaaagacaaagacatgcacgattgcctcaagaaaaacatcgtgggtgGGCCGAGCATCATTTTCCACCGctaccacgaacgaggcgtgACCCGTATACGGGGAGGAAAGCTGTGTCAGCGCATCGTGGGATTCGATGCCAACGCGCTATACCTGTACTGCCTGGCTTCACCTATGCCGACAGGTCACTGCGTCCGTTGGCGCCGTCGGGACGGGGGAGAGAAGTTCGTTCCCTCCGGCACCGCCAcccgtctggctgaaaaatggctggactggaAGTCACAGCAGCTGGGGGTATCGATCCGTCACCGACTCAATCACACCGAGAAGCGGATCGGCGACCGACAACTCCCCGTAGACGGGTTCGCCTATATCGACGGACAGCCTACTGTTTTTCAATTCCACGGGTGTTATTTCCACTATcacggctgtcacctgaatcaccctCGCCCGGGAAAGGTGTGCTACAACGAGCGGCGGGGATTAAGCCCCCAGGACTTACGGCGGGAGGTGGATGCGAACGACGCATACATTCGCTCCCAGGGCTATCCATTGGTAACGATATGGGAGTGCGAGTTCCACCGCCAACGCGCGACAAACCTAGCCTTACGGGACTTCCTACAACAGTACGGTTTACCCCCGTCACAGCGACAGCCCAAGACACCAGCTCAGCTCATGGAGGCTGTCATTCAAGGCCAGTTGTTTGGCTTTGTGGAATGTGACATCCACGTGCCGGACCACCTCAAAGCGGACTTTGCTGAATGCCCacccatctttaaaaacaccGAGGTGAGTCGGGCTGATATAGGCCCCACCATGGCAGAGTTCGcggctgtgaatgacatcatgcccaCACCCAGGCGTATGCTGATCGGGAGCATGTTTGGTAAGCAAATTCTGCTAGCCACACCTCTGCTCCAGTGGTATCTCGGTCGGGGATTGGTCGTCACGCACGTCTACCAAGCGATGGAATACACACCGGAGCGAGCGTTCGAAGCCTTCGCAGACGCCGTCACCCAAGCTCGACGGGAGGGAGATGTCGACCGGAACAAAGCCCTGATCGGGGAGGCGATGAAGCTGTTGGGGAATTCAGGTTATGGAAAAACCGTCACCAATCAAGACCGACACGTGGATGTCAAAATCTGCGATCTGGCAAAAACACGAAAATTACTGGAGAGTGTTCGGTGTCGAACCGTCGACCCCATCGACGAGACCACCTTTGAAGTGACGAGTATCAAGAAGACCATTTGCTACAGTCTCCCCTTGCAAATAGGGTGTATGGTctaccagtatgccaaactccgCATGCTGGAATTTTATTACGATTTCATGGCTCGTTTTTTCGACAAGGCGGATTGGCAGTACTGTGAGATGGACACAGACTCTGCTTACATGGCTTGGTCTGACCCAGACTGGGAATCCCTCGTCAAACCCGAGCTGCGAGCCGTGTACGAGACCGAGCGGGATGCGTGGTTACCCCGTCGCGACCATTATGACCACGATAAGCGCACACCGGGGCTtttcaaagtcgagtggaccGGTGATGccatcgtcagtttgtgttccaAGACTTATTATTGTTACGGCGGGGAATCCAACGCCAAAGACAAACTCTCCTGCAAAGGTGTGAGCGCACGAGGTGTGGACAAGGCCGTGTACCTCTCTGTGTTGCGCAATCACCAAAGCGCGAGTGGTGTGAATCGGGGAATGCGGATGCGGGGCAATACGATGTACTCGTATACCCAACACAAAGACGCATTGACATACTTTTACGGGAAGCGAAAAGTGCTCCCCGACGGGGTGAGCACCACCTATTTAGATCTGTAGAACGGTGCTATGGATACTCTACACACCCGGCTCCGTGCTCTTGTGCTCTTGTGACACTTCcgacggcccttttcagggccaaccaactcttcccgaaagagtactttctcaatctaagcactgaaaaaaaagaaagaaaagaagccCCACAACAgacacagtcttcccattttttttttttaattgtacaatttttttcatgtgttttatcatTCGCGGTGGTACATAAGTTAAAAACGCCTAGCGGGGGGCGGCGGGCCGGCAGCCGTAatagcctgacacactgacccgacTTGCCGTGCCTGCtacatcgtcatacattgttgccgAGCGGCGCCTTGCCGGTATACCGCAGACGGCCTGGTAACAATGTATGACTTTaagcaagatatgtaacagccatttcttaaacggttaCATTCAATTATTCTTAATCaactaatcttaacacacatatatacaagacaaccaaatgaccatgaaggagaaaacaactaccaggttatattaaaaaaattcttttttcaatgttttattcttttctatcaaaaatctgaaatacgaaaggatataccgaaacatactaatatcttcaacagaaacttgcagtacttgctatggggaacctaacagagcccatacgtgtaaatgataaatacatgatattgaaaagaaatgataaatgggtgcactgaacagctaatttgactttgaaaagaccggtcaaagcaggtgtcaaaatgtctggctctattagtagagatgtgctttccaaaacatgaggcaaaaatggaattaaatgctcacagcaaaGCCATCCAAAATACAACAATGATTTTCCAACACAAACgtcaaatgttctgtattttcaccaacatccacatattttagcaagatatgtaacagccatttcttaaacggttaaattcaattattctttatccactaatcttaacacacatatacacaagacaaccaaatgaccatgaaggagaaaacgacaactaccaggttatattaaaaaattcttttttcaatgttttattcttttctatcaaaaatctgaaatacgaaaggatataccgaaacataaACTTGtagtacttgctatggggaacctaacagagcccatacgtgtaaatgataaatacatgatattgaaaataaatgataaatgggtgcactgaacagctaatttgactttgaaaagaccggtcaaagcaggtgtcaaaatgtctggctctattagtagagatTGTCAAATGACCATCGAAGAGAAAACGACAACTACCAGTAGGTCATCCATGGCTTTTCACATGAGCGTTCCACAGGTGGGTCGGGGTGGTTGGCATAGCTCGGCTGGGTGTAAGGACATGGTGGGCTAATGTACTCTAGGGCTGCAGcaaaaaacaataaactctGACAATTCTAGTTATGCAAATAGTTACTTTCCTGGCtaatattcattcaaaatatacttgggtaaccgcatgcatgtatgtatgtgagtattTAACCATTCATTCTTCAAACGAGTTGCTAAGACACAGAATACCTGATGCATGTCACAAGTGCTTACATAACGGCAAACAGCTCAGCTATGaatagtaattttcagcaatgaaatgcagcatgtcttattacatattatccagtaaagaagtttttttatacttttcatatactgttacaaacatgtaaaatgagaTAGCTCTTACTTTCTTAAATCAAGAAGCAAAGCTGGTTCAGGAAAGAAAGAAGACATCAAAGCATACAATGGCCACTTATTCAATGATGTATCATAAGTGAAAAAGGGTAGAGCTTGGGCGGTGAagcatttgtttgtctttccttttttctcCGGACACTAACTTTACCTTCAAGAGGCACACCTAACTGCATCAAAGTGTACCTTTGCCCCCTCAACAGTAGAACACAGTTTATTTGGGGTAAATGGGTTACGATTTGGAAACTGAGTACCGAGAGCTGGTATGGTGATCTGAAAGACAAATGTACTTTACCATAGATTAACAATGTAAATGCCTAACATCAACTTCTAAatgacacttatacatgtataaatcacaacCACGACATTCTTTTTTCGATTTACTTcaaatcaattatttttataagataatttacttcttattctttctggtacacatggacatgattaattgtataaataaataataaaaaaagttacattccaGCAAAAGAACTTGATTCTTATCTCTTCAAACAAGTTtcttatcaacattttgttgaaacctATAGTAGTACCTTGTACAAAAGGAGCTGTTGGGCACCACTTCCATCCCTTCCCATGGGAGAATGAAGCTGGTATACAGGACTTCCCCATCCATTCTTCTGGCAAAGGTCATCGAGCACCTATAGTGAACATCGTTACATGCATGACACTCTtgaaatgcagcatgtcttattgcatatgatccagtaaagaagttttttttatactttttcatatactgttacaaacatgtaacatgagatagctcttactgtcttaaattaactttcaagaagTAAAGCGGGTTCAGGGGAGAAAAGAAGACATCTAAGCCTACAATGACCACTTATTTAATTGACACTTATACACGTAGAAATCACAACCACCAGCCGATGCAGTATTAGacatattgcatatatataagatatatacatagcaggcgAGTTGAACACAACcccggctgacaacaatgtagcgtCACGCGCACAGCTCTGCCGGGCTGATGATTCTGTATGAAACGGGcgggagaaaacataaaagcccGCTCGCACTCATCATCCAATCAGTGGGCTGATAATTCCTTTTGTCGTGCTTTCGCCCAGGCCAGGGTTAGAAGTATATATAGCATAACCGCGGGTTTGAGTTGGTCAGACTGAGCACAAATTATCGACAGCTTGTATCGACAGTTTATTATTATGGCTCTTTTTTTGGGAGATCTCGACGATGAGTGGGCCACAACCTCAGAGAGTGAGGAATCACCATGGGGataatgacgacgaaggagtttGGGTTTGGTCTCCCCCGTCCGACCCAACAATCGTCATACCCGAGTCACCAGAGTCACCAGGACAGCAACAACAACCTACTACCCAAAATGTCGAACCAACAACCGAACAACAACACCACCAGCTGGAAAATCCAGAACGACCCGAGCAACAGCCCCAGCTGGAATTGAACCCCAACCGGGGAAGACGAGCTGAGCCCTGCACCTGCGCCGGGTGCGGTCGAGTGAGGGAGGGAGTTATGGCGACATCCCCcagcaccaccaccaccgaACCACCATCACCAAACACCCAGGGCGGGCGTGGGCGAGGTAGATTAGCCGAATTAATAACCCTCGCCCGGGAGGGGCGTTTAACCCAACCGAATATTAATCGGTTCTTCAGACCGAGGAGTTCCCGGGGGCGAGGCGTCGGGCGGGGGCTACCCCGGGGGCTTGACCTGGACGATATAACCGAAGGGGAGGACGAAGAACGACTACgtgggagttcaaatccagaccACGGCGAGAGTGAGCGGTTGATGGAAGTAACAccacctccaccaccacctGGCTGGCTATCCGCTCGTCGGGGTCGGCCCCGAGCTCACGTCCCACCCCAGCCTCGGGTTGGTGACACCCGCCGTGGGGTTGAAGAACCAACAGCGACAGCTCCACAGCCACAGATACCAGTCGAGCAAGCGGGGGAGGTGAGGCCTGTCAATTCCCAAAATTATATCAGCCTAGAGGATAGGCGAGCCTTAGTTCGCCACACTGAGGCTCGATTGCGAGCCGACCCTCCCCTGCAGTGGTTTTTAATCCCCGCGGCGGTGGGAGCAATACCACTGACGCCAGCTCCGGGGTCGatcccaccaccaccaccaccagccGCACCACCCGCACCAGCACCAGCACCAGCGTCATCAACAACAGCCGACCCACCACCAACCAACCCACCATCACCTGAGAGCGGTGCAGGTGAGGCACTTGCTGCGTCCCCACAGGGGAGGAAGAGGAGCCACACATCCGACGGTTTTCCGACACGTGAGTGTCGGATTTGTTATGTAAGAGTGTCCGATGCGTGTCTCTTACCCTGTGGGCATGCAGCGATCTGCCTCGCATCGTCGTCTCGCACCCCAGCGGTGCccattttgtaatttgtatatattaCGTATTATTCGTctctttttttaattgtttgtcAATCTTGTTTTAATCGTTTTTCATGTTGTGAAcctgttgtatttgttgttttaaaaaagaaaaaagaaaaaaaaaaaagaaacagctggctgtaaaaaaaaaatggctgtttaaaaaagaaaaaaatggctgtttaaaaaaaaaaaaaaaaagaaaaaaaaaagaaagaaaacagcagCACTGTCCAAcagcccttttcagggccacccAACTCTTCCCCaaagagtactttctcaatctaagcactaaaaaagagaaaagaaaaaagaagccccacaccagacacagtctccccatttttttttcccttgtCTTGTGTATATACGTAATGTATTAGTGTTATTTAAAACTCTGCCTAATTTAtacccagcctgaaacaaacaaaccactgttttctctatttatctatctatatctaCATCCCCTTGTCTTGTGTATATACGTAATGTATTGGTGTTACTTAAAACTCTGCCTAATTTAtacccagcctgaaacaaacaaaccactgttttctctatttatctatctatatctatattCCATATACtgctatactgttatactgtactCCAGTCTACTACACGCTATATCACGctagtatatacacatacatcccgcggcgtggaaaaaacccaccaaaatttcttgtgtgtgtataatgtatTGCTGTTACTTATGTATTTCCAATGCAGGCTGGTTGGGAGGTAGGCAGGCAGGTCAGTCGGTGCAGCCGGTGCAGGGTAGGGTTGTcagtattagacatatatacatatattacatatatacatagcaggcgaggtgaacacaaccccggctgacaacaatgtagcgtCACGCGCACAGCTCTGCCAGGCGAAGGATTCTGTATGAAACGCGCGGGAAAATGTAACCGAGaaggatatatgaaaacacGCCCGCCAATGATACATCACTTTTAGTGCTCTCACTTAGGCCCGCGCCCTGCGTTTCcctccaactttacaagccgggGTTGTCTTATAAAAGGTCGATCACCTCGGTGGTACGTCACTCTACAGCGCTATCTTTTCTAAGACTCAGGTtttgatgtatagacagtggaTCCAAAACTGAAGTCAAGCAAACTCCGTATCAGTCTGATGTATACACTCGCCTTGTCTACACGGACAACAAACCAGGATTATTATACTCTACTGGTTTTGTTAGTTCTTTGTGGGTTCTTTCATATAATCAACCCGTCTATAAGGTCGAATATTCCGGCCTAGAGGTACGCGAATAAACGgctcagaaaataaataacattcttgATGAGAATCAAAAGGTATATAACCGACCCGTTAGTAGGTCACTCAGCCCGAGCAGGACACAATGACTCGGTCgccgtacatgtttgtttacatatgacgACGTCATAACATACATCATAATACATTATAATGCATTGTCATCGGCCAAGGCGGGGAGAGAGGGAGAAAGGGGGAGGGCTGTGAGGGAGGTTCGTGGGTTAGTAGGTCACTCTTCCCGAGCGGGACACAATGACTCGGTCAccgtacatgtttgtacatgtttgtttacatatgacgACGTCATAACATACAGCGTAATACATTCGACTCGTTGGGTTAGTAGGTCACTCAACCTGCTGTGTGGGGAGGccgaaaataaaataaaataataaaaaaaaagaacttaccgAGCCGTGTTTCCCACGTTGATGGGTccgccaatcccacaaccggtaGAAAGACTTCCCACAGTCTTTACAATGCCACACACGTTCTTTTTTGTTACCATGTCGCTGTTGATGTCGGATCAAATTTTCTCGGCGAAAAAACACCCGCTCACAGGTCGAGCAGGTGaatcttttgtttgtctggGGCTGGTGATGCGTCCGCTGGTGCCGGAGCCAGTTATCCCGCCGGGTAAAGTGCTGGGCACACACCCGGCAAAAATACTTCCCCGTCGTCTTCTTTTCCTTATCACCGTGCTGTGTTTGGTGATGCCGTCGCCAGCTATCGCGTCGGGTAAATCCTCGTTCGCACACCTCGCAGGTAAATAGCTTCTCCGTCTTCTTCCCCTCCAACGCCTTCTCCTCCAACGTCTTCTCCTTGTCTGTATCACCCTCGAAATCTTCTCGATCCATCGTCGCTTGTTTGCTCGCTCGTTCGCTCGCACGGTGTCTTCAGGTGAAGTGGTCTGCTACTGCTGCACCTGTCTTTTTGTACCCGAGACACGCGTAGTGATACATGACCGCACCACGCCCATCCTCATCCGCGCAAAATAAGCGAAAATAGTCCCCTTATATAAACCGATTGGTTCATTTTCCCCCCGTCGCCCCACGGATAGGCCCGTTTTGCGGGccccccattgggcagttttggggcaaatccggctcacccattggtccgttttggcgcccgggagctcttttcgagctgtcccactcaactttacaagccgacgttttggctctttttttctctcttttttgccctatactgttatacggttatactaTACACTATATTACACTAGTCTATACACATACGCCCCGCGGCGTAGAAAAAACCCACCCAACTGCCCCAGCCAAGCGTGGAAgggggtgacgtcacacctgcccccagcccttcgggctggcggctggtgtgacgtcaccaccacatcaccacaaaaaaacacctcctcaaaaccacaaaaaccGCCTCCTCAAAACGACACCAAAGCCACATTCTCAACTACTGACCTCTGTGGAcggagaaatacttggtcagcacgcggCGGAGCGGGTACTTCGCCGGGGCTTTGGCCAAAgctttcaaatgccccagttgCACACCGTTGGTGATTTTGACTTTACGTACGAACATCAATACCTCCTCCAAGCGGGTCTTGTAGTCGGGAGCTGCCTCACCGGACATCAGAGCAAACGAATCCTTAGCCGGGGTGAGACGGATGCGGACTGTGACGTTGTTGAGCAGGTGCCGGCGTTGCAGGAACATGTCACAAT
Above is a window of Liolophura sinensis isolate JHLJ2023 chromosome 7, CUHK_Ljap_v2, whole genome shotgun sequence DNA encoding:
- the LOC135470859 gene encoding uncharacterized protein LOC135470859, which translates into the protein MSGPQPQRVRNHHGDNDDEGVWVWSPPSDPTIVIPESPESPGQQQQPTTQNVEPTTEQQHHQLENPERPEQQPQLELNPNRGRRAEPCTCAGCGRVREGVMATSPSTTTTEPPSPNTQGGRGRGRLAELITLAREGRLTQPNINRFFRPRSSRGRGVGRGLPRGLDLDDITEGEDEERLRGSSNPDHGESERLMEVTPPPPPPGWLSARRGRPRAHVPPQPRVGDTRRGVEEPTATAPQPQIPVEQAGEVRPVNSQNYISLEDRRALVRHTEARLRADPPLQWFLIPAAVGAIPLTPAPGSIPPPPPPAAPPAPAPAPASSTTADPPPTNPPSPESGAGEALAASPQGRKRSHTSDGFPTRECRICYVRVSDACLLPCGHAAICLASSSRTPAVPIL
- the LOC135470860 gene encoding zinc finger protein 343-like, translating into MDREDFEGDTDKEKTLEEKALEGKKTEKLFTCEVCERGFTRRDSWRRHHQTQHGDKEKKTTGKYFCRVCAQHFTRRDNWLRHQRTHHQPQTNKRFTCSTCERVFFRRENLIRHQQRHGNKKERVWHCKDCGKSFYRLWDWRTHQRGKHGSCLD